A section of the Ictalurus punctatus breed USDA103 chromosome 8, Coco_2.0, whole genome shotgun sequence genome encodes:
- the setd6 gene encoding N-lysine methyltransferase setd6, with product MATDAKRPKREDGSSDCSVDESLSNFLLWCDEVNLNLSNKVYLSKEGTAADYGMLAKEDIEEGHILFSIPRDAVLHPGTSKTKKVLEEGRSCLESPSGWVPLLLTLMYEYSSVESHWKPYLSLWPDFRKLDHPMFWSKEEREKLLKGTGVPEAVDTDLSNIQQEYNNTVLPFMRSHPELWDPEHHTLELYQSLVAFVMAYSFQEPNEGEDEDEDEDPNPPMMVPMADMLNHVSNHNANLEYTPECLKMVAVRPIGKGEEIFNTYGQMANWQLLHMYGFTEPFPTNTNDTADVHMTAVYKAAVQATQNEDEQCLLLDKWRMLCDMDVVGEKGVFVFGKNGSLTDTELYMTLKVICMSKEEFQEFQENEGWEEDEGDEEDSRAAQALSFEGIVTLAPEWKRLLHTAAGFTLSLYTEDVESDLTVMEEPKALAKLSHRERRALHVRLGQKSIIKKLQRLTQTSTA from the exons ATGGCGACAGATGCAAAGAGACCaaag cggGAGGATGGAAGCTCAGACTGCAGTGTGGACGAGTCTCTGAGCAACTTCTTactgtggtgtgatgaagtgaaTCTGAACCTCAGCAACAAG GTGTACCTCAGTAAAGAAGGCACAGCAGCAGATTATGGCATGCTTGCTAAAGAAGACATAGAGGAAGGCCACATCCTTTTCTCCATCCCCAGAGATGCTGTTTTACATCCGGGCACTTCCAAAACTAAGAAGGTCCTTGAAGAAG GAAGGAGCTGTTTGGAGAGCCCGTCTGGCTGGGTTCCACTCCTCCTGACGCTGATGTACGAGTACAGCTCAGTCGAGTCGCATTGGAAGCCCTATCTGAGTCTCTGGCCTGATTTCAGGAAGCTGGACCACCCCATGTTCTG GTCcaaggaggagagggagaagcTATTGAAGGGAACAGGCGTCCCTGAGGCAGTGGACACGGACCTGTCCAACATCCAGCAGGAGTATAACAACACGGTTTTGCCCTTCATGCGCTCCCACCCGGAGCTGTGGGACCCCGAGCACCACACTCTGGAGCTCTATCAGAGTCTCGTAGCTTTCGTCATGGCCTACAG CTTCCAGGAGCCAAATGAGggtgaggatgaagatgaggatgaagatCCCAACCCCCCAATGATGGTGCCAATGGCAGACATGCTCAACCACGTGTCCAATCACAACGCTAATTTAGAGTACACACCA GAGTGCTTGAAGATGGTGGCAGTGCGGCCCATCGGGAAAGGTGAGGAGATCTTCAACACGTACGGCCAGATGGCCAACTGGCAGCTGCTACACATGTACGGCTTCACGGAGCCTTTTCCCACCAACACCAACGACACGGCTGACGTCCACATGACCGCGGTGTATAAAGCAGCTGTGCAAG caacacaaaatgagGACGAGCAGTGCCTCCTGCTGGACAAGTGGAGAATGCTGTGTGACATGGATGTAGTCGGGGAGAAGGGCGTGTTTGTTTTTGGGAAGAATGGTTCCCTGACTGACACCGAGCTCTACATGACTCTGAAG GTGATCTGCATGAGTAAAGAGGAGTTCCAAGAATTCCAGGAGAATGAAGGCTGGGAGGAAGACGAGGGCGATGAGGAGGATTCCAGAGCTGCCCAGGCTCTGAGTTTTGAGGGAATAGTGACACTGGCTCCAGAGTGGAAGCGATTGCTGCACACCGCTGCCGGCTTCACGCTCAGCCTGTACACGGAGGACGTAGAGTCAGATCTCACCGTGATGGAGGAACCAAAAGCTCTGGCTAAACTCAGCCACAGGGAGAGGAGAGCACTGCACGTCCGGCTCGGCCAAAAGAGCATCATAAAGAAGCTTCAGCGGCTCACTCAGACCAGTACAGCATAG